The following proteins are co-located in the Callithrix jacchus isolate 240 chromosome 10, calJac240_pri, whole genome shotgun sequence genome:
- the LOC118145665 gene encoding uncharacterized protein LOC118145665 isoform X2, whose protein sequence is MQVPEEAKTDCEKPWELRRKEPLQSRDRKLVGKARSQAVRFLLDYLYPGHDLLVVLWMPIPIVFLGVSTVGLFVRKIIFRLCARALERETAKRKSAYKQHRRRKQGVPERHMSEEPAQKRLCLKNTFWRDSGPHSVPVRNSSCIPTENTEMTKVNMAAAQRHHYSALPCSPYLMAEPSRPLMACQPPPPSGCHLGAQPFPSVDYFWGPQITTQEHLLLPLPPSANDFLSPYTTPPECLLTPLPPSTHDEFSRPQTPTEECLLLPLLPLANDFLSPYTTPPECLLTPLPPSTHDEFSRPQTPTEECLLLTSTALSQ, encoded by the exons CCAAGACTGACTGTGAGAAACCCTGGGAGCTCAGGAGGAAGGAGCCGCTCCAAAGCAGGGACAGGAAGCTGGTGGGAAAGGCCAGAAGTCAG GCGGTCAGGTTTCTACTTGATTATTTGTATCCTGGGCATGACCTTCTTGTTGTTCTGTGGATGCCTATCCCTATTGTGTTTCTGGGAGTTTCCACAGTTGGCCTTTTCGTCCGAAAAATTATCTTCCGT CTCTGTGCTCGAGCCTTGGAGAGGGAGACAGCCAAGAGGAAGTCTGCCTACAAGCAGCACAG gaggagaaagcaGGGAGTGCCAGAGAGACACATGAGTGAGGAGCCAGCCCAGAAACGCCTGTGCCTAAAGAACACTTTTTGGAGAG ATTCAGGACCTCATTCGGTTCCCGTGAGGAACAGCAGCTGCATCCCAACTGAAAACACGGAGATGACAAAG GTTAACATGGCTGCAGCACAGCGTCATCATTACTCAGCATTGCCCTGCTCGCCCTACCTCATGGCTGAACCTTCAAGGCCACTGATGGCTTGCCAGCCACCTCCTCCATCTGGATGTCACCTGGGAGCTCAACCATTTCCATCAGTGGATTATTTTTGGGGTCCACAGATAACTACACAGGAGCATCTTCTGTTACCTCTACCACCCTCAGCCAATGATTTTCTGAGTCCATACACAACTCCACCCGAGTGTCTTCTGACCCCTCTACCGCCATCTACACATGATGAGTTTTCGAGACCACAGACACCTACAGAGGAGTGTCTTCTGTTACCTCTACTACCCTTAGCCAATGATTTTCTGAGTCCATACACAACTCCACCCGAGTGTCTTCTGACCCCTCTACCGCCATCTACACATGATGAGTTTTCGAGACCACAGACACCTACAGAGGAGTGTCTTCTGTTAACCTCTACTGCCCTTAGCCAATGA
- the LOC118145665 gene encoding uncharacterized protein LOC118145665 isoform X3, whose amino-acid sequence MRVRWLLFWLLLLEFPSHQSTLAVRFLLDYLYPGHDLLVVLWMPIPIVFLGVSTVGLFVRKIIFRLCARALERETAKRKSAYKQHRRRKQGVPERHMSEEPAQKRLCLKNTFWRADSGPHSVPVRNSSCIPTENTEMTKVNMAAAQRHHYSALPCSPYLMAEPSRPLMACQPPPPSGCHLGAQPFPSVDYFWGPQITTQEHLLLPLPPSANDFLSPYTTPPECLLTPLPPSTHDEFSRPQTPTEECLLLPLLPLANDFLSPYTTPPECLLTPLPPSTHDEFSRPQTPTEECLLLTSTALSQ is encoded by the exons ATGCGGGTGCGGTGGCTGCTCTTTTGGCTCCTCCTGCTGGAGTTTCCCAGCCATCAATCCACTCTT GCGGTCAGGTTTCTACTTGATTATTTGTATCCTGGGCATGACCTTCTTGTTGTTCTGTGGATGCCTATCCCTATTGTGTTTCTGGGAGTTTCCACAGTTGGCCTTTTCGTCCGAAAAATTATCTTCCGT CTCTGTGCTCGAGCCTTGGAGAGGGAGACAGCCAAGAGGAAGTCTGCCTACAAGCAGCACAG gaggagaaagcaGGGAGTGCCAGAGAGACACATGAGTGAGGAGCCAGCCCAGAAACGCCTGTGCCTAAAGAACACTTTTTGGAGAG CAGATTCAGGACCTCATTCGGTTCCCGTGAGGAACAGCAGCTGCATCCCAACTGAAAACACGGAGATGACAAAG GTTAACATGGCTGCAGCACAGCGTCATCATTACTCAGCATTGCCCTGCTCGCCCTACCTCATGGCTGAACCTTCAAGGCCACTGATGGCTTGCCAGCCACCTCCTCCATCTGGATGTCACCTGGGAGCTCAACCATTTCCATCAGTGGATTATTTTTGGGGTCCACAGATAACTACACAGGAGCATCTTCTGTTACCTCTACCACCCTCAGCCAATGATTTTCTGAGTCCATACACAACTCCACCCGAGTGTCTTCTGACCCCTCTACCGCCATCTACACATGATGAGTTTTCGAGACCACAGACACCTACAGAGGAGTGTCTTCTGTTACCTCTACTACCCTTAGCCAATGATTTTCTGAGTCCATACACAACTCCACCCGAGTGTCTTCTGACCCCTCTACCGCCATCTACACATGATGAGTTTTCGAGACCACAGACACCTACAGAGGAGTGTCTTCTGTTAACCTCTACTGCCCTTAGCCAATGA
- the LOC118145665 gene encoding uncharacterized protein LOC118145665 isoform X4, with the protein MRVRWLLFWLLLLEFPSHQSTLAVRFLLDYLYPGHDLLVVLWMPIPIVFLGVSTVGLFVRKIIFRLCARALERETAKRKSAYKQHRRRKQGVPERHMSEEPAQKRLCLKNTFWRDSGPHSVPVRNSSCIPTENTEMTKVNMAAAQRHHYSALPCSPYLMAEPSRPLMACQPPPPSGCHLGAQPFPSVDYFWGPQITTQEHLLLPLPPSANDFLSPYTTPPECLLTPLPPSTHDEFSRPQTPTEECLLLPLLPLANDFLSPYTTPPECLLTPLPPSTHDEFSRPQTPTEECLLLTSTALSQ; encoded by the exons ATGCGGGTGCGGTGGCTGCTCTTTTGGCTCCTCCTGCTGGAGTTTCCCAGCCATCAATCCACTCTT GCGGTCAGGTTTCTACTTGATTATTTGTATCCTGGGCATGACCTTCTTGTTGTTCTGTGGATGCCTATCCCTATTGTGTTTCTGGGAGTTTCCACAGTTGGCCTTTTCGTCCGAAAAATTATCTTCCGT CTCTGTGCTCGAGCCTTGGAGAGGGAGACAGCCAAGAGGAAGTCTGCCTACAAGCAGCACAG gaggagaaagcaGGGAGTGCCAGAGAGACACATGAGTGAGGAGCCAGCCCAGAAACGCCTGTGCCTAAAGAACACTTTTTGGAGAG ATTCAGGACCTCATTCGGTTCCCGTGAGGAACAGCAGCTGCATCCCAACTGAAAACACGGAGATGACAAAG GTTAACATGGCTGCAGCACAGCGTCATCATTACTCAGCATTGCCCTGCTCGCCCTACCTCATGGCTGAACCTTCAAGGCCACTGATGGCTTGCCAGCCACCTCCTCCATCTGGATGTCACCTGGGAGCTCAACCATTTCCATCAGTGGATTATTTTTGGGGTCCACAGATAACTACACAGGAGCATCTTCTGTTACCTCTACCACCCTCAGCCAATGATTTTCTGAGTCCATACACAACTCCACCCGAGTGTCTTCTGACCCCTCTACCGCCATCTACACATGATGAGTTTTCGAGACCACAGACACCTACAGAGGAGTGTCTTCTGTTACCTCTACTACCCTTAGCCAATGATTTTCTGAGTCCATACACAACTCCACCCGAGTGTCTTCTGACCCCTCTACCGCCATCTACACATGATGAGTTTTCGAGACCACAGACACCTACAGAGGAGTGTCTTCTGTTAACCTCTACTGCCCTTAGCCAATGA
- the LOC118145665 gene encoding uncharacterized protein LOC118145665 isoform X1, which translates to MQVPEEAKTDCEKPWELRRKEPLQSRDRKLVGKARSQAVRFLLDYLYPGHDLLVVLWMPIPIVFLGVSTVGLFVRKIIFRLCARALERETAKRKSAYKQHRRRKQGVPERHMSEEPAQKRLCLKNTFWRADSGPHSVPVRNSSCIPTENTEMTKVNMAAAQRHHYSALPCSPYLMAEPSRPLMACQPPPPSGCHLGAQPFPSVDYFWGPQITTQEHLLLPLPPSANDFLSPYTTPPECLLTPLPPSTHDEFSRPQTPTEECLLLPLLPLANDFLSPYTTPPECLLTPLPPSTHDEFSRPQTPTEECLLLTSTALSQ; encoded by the exons CCAAGACTGACTGTGAGAAACCCTGGGAGCTCAGGAGGAAGGAGCCGCTCCAAAGCAGGGACAGGAAGCTGGTGGGAAAGGCCAGAAGTCAG GCGGTCAGGTTTCTACTTGATTATTTGTATCCTGGGCATGACCTTCTTGTTGTTCTGTGGATGCCTATCCCTATTGTGTTTCTGGGAGTTTCCACAGTTGGCCTTTTCGTCCGAAAAATTATCTTCCGT CTCTGTGCTCGAGCCTTGGAGAGGGAGACAGCCAAGAGGAAGTCTGCCTACAAGCAGCACAG gaggagaaagcaGGGAGTGCCAGAGAGACACATGAGTGAGGAGCCAGCCCAGAAACGCCTGTGCCTAAAGAACACTTTTTGGAGAG CAGATTCAGGACCTCATTCGGTTCCCGTGAGGAACAGCAGCTGCATCCCAACTGAAAACACGGAGATGACAAAG GTTAACATGGCTGCAGCACAGCGTCATCATTACTCAGCATTGCCCTGCTCGCCCTACCTCATGGCTGAACCTTCAAGGCCACTGATGGCTTGCCAGCCACCTCCTCCATCTGGATGTCACCTGGGAGCTCAACCATTTCCATCAGTGGATTATTTTTGGGGTCCACAGATAACTACACAGGAGCATCTTCTGTTACCTCTACCACCCTCAGCCAATGATTTTCTGAGTCCATACACAACTCCACCCGAGTGTCTTCTGACCCCTCTACCGCCATCTACACATGATGAGTTTTCGAGACCACAGACACCTACAGAGGAGTGTCTTCTGTTACCTCTACTACCCTTAGCCAATGATTTTCTGAGTCCATACACAACTCCACCCGAGTGTCTTCTGACCCCTCTACCGCCATCTACACATGATGAGTTTTCGAGACCACAGACACCTACAGAGGAGTGTCTTCTGTTAACCTCTACTGCCCTTAGCCAATGA